A genomic stretch from Salarias fasciatus chromosome 10, fSalaFa1.1, whole genome shotgun sequence includes:
- the LOC115395540 gene encoding CAAX prenyl protease 2-like, producing MQGEHTHTRCWVCVLSCLLLACCYVGSLYVWKGNLPRDHPSVIKRRCVSVLLVAALSPAAVKTWTHWAEVRVDVSVLELMGVRMKGLLPALILPLLLTVVFYLGPLVHSAVDNPDGFTGELNSALDGGSWRLCVRDAVWLRNQVVAPLTEELVFRGAMLPMLVPCTGPTAAIFTAPLLFGVAHFHHIIEQRRLGKDSMQVILLVSGMQFLYTSVFGAFTSFIFMRTGHVAGPVLCHSFCNSRGLPDIGAALQHPQHSLLLFLYVLGVVMFLVLLFPLTDPFFYGAIPVCSLAPPSASVC from the exons ATGCAGGGAGAGCACACCCACACcaggtgctgggtgtgtgtgctgagctgcctcctgctggcttGTTGCTATGTCGGGAGTCTGTACGTCTGGAAAGGAAACCTTCCAAG ggaCCATCCCAGTGTGATAAAGCGCCGCTGTGTCAGTGTGCTGCTGGTCGCTGCTCTGTCGCCTGCAGCGGTGAAGACGTGGACGCACTGGGCTGAAGTCAGA GTGGATGTTTCTGTGTTGGAGCTGATGGGGGTTCGTATGAAAGGTTTGCTTCCTGCACTCATACTGCCGTTACTGCTAACAGTG GTTTTTTATCTGGGCCCGCTGGTTCATTCTGCCGTGGACAATCCGGACGGCTTCACCGGAGAGCTGAACTCAGCACTGG ATGGTGGGTCGTGGAGGTTATGCGTGAGGGACGCAGTGTGGCTCAGGAACCAGGTGGTGGCGCCACTGACAGAGGAGCTGGTGTTCAGGGGAGCCATGCTGCCCATGCTGGTGCCCTGCACTGGACCCACAGCGGCCATCTTCACAGCTCCACTGCTGTTTGGTGTCG CTCATTTTCACCACATCATAGAGCAAAGGCGTCTCGGCAAGGATAGCATGCAGGTCATCCTCCTGGTATCAG GAATGCAGTTCCTTTACACATCCGTGTTTGGTGCTTTTACTTCCTTCATATTCATGAGAACAG GTCACGTGGCGGGTCCAGTGTTGTGCCACTCCTTCTGTAACAGTCGGGGCCTACCGGACATCGGCGCTGCCCTGCAACACCCGCAACATTCGCTTCTGCTTTTCCTGTATGTCCTGGGCGTAGTGATGTTCCTGGTGCTGCTCTTCCCGCTGACCGATCCCTTCTTCTATGGTGCCATTCCCGTCTGCAGCCTCGCTCCGCCGTCAGCGTCTGTATGCTAA